The Manduca sexta isolate Smith_Timp_Sample1 chromosome 24, JHU_Msex_v1.0, whole genome shotgun sequence nucleotide sequence AATAGCTTAccgtaataaatttattgtcagAACAAAATGTAGAAGAAAATTGTTgtgaataataaacatttttattttaatttcattgcagCGTGAATCGTTGCTGTCCACAGAGGGCGATGGCGAAAAGATAAATAGTCCCTGATGAATGTTTACCAATGGAACAATTTCCAGGTAGCGCGATTTCAGATGACATTTTACATAACGAAGTATTACCGTTCGGCCACGAGCGGCGGCGCAGTCAGCGGTGATGGCGGGAAAAACAATCGTATGACAACGTATGAAAGGCggcataatatgtattatttttcccGATACCTACGTCGTTGTTTATAGATGAACGGTTATGCTATTAAAGTCTATATTCATAGTATTAGgcatcgatatatgtactacatactagataTATCGTTCCCAACATTCACTGTGTtaaactgaattgaactgcaatccattgaaactgactttagtatggtcaatattgacagcttgtggttgtgtaccgAGTGGCGCTtttgatataagaactcgattctatgtgtaaacctggatttgaatgaaaaatattagtcgtataagtgaaattattagttgttcaagtgaataaattggttgtaacagtgacgttttgattgCCAATTAGATTTGTTTTACTGTGAAACTTTGAATTAATTCCCATTCGGAATTTTCATTCCTagaaaaagatatttatatttcaaagcgGAGTACGTTTTTACAATCCTGTAatcctattaaaatattacacagaataatgtatttaatactaaaattattcgACTACGTTGAAAGTGTTTGTGAACtctttattattgcttttataatagaaaaacctAACATAAAGGGTCACGTAACACTATCAACTGATTATAATCTATGATACCTGTCCATGTGACGTGGTCATTATTTCCCTAAGGGCCAAACCTAATCTACAATAGAAGGCCGCATTCATACATCATACATATTATCATTGGTTTTACTTCCACGCCACTATGCAAAGGCtaatatagggtcattttgatattgcgtgtCTAAATGAATCCACATACGTatgttcttgaaaataacactagaATTATTTACTCGAAACAGTAAACGTacgtttcgaacaaaataaatattattaaaaagtcagTTTACACGCCTTAATCCCACTTCTAGTGCTCTATTACGAGAATTCGTCGCAACATCAAACTTTCAGTCAGATATACACTCGCGCGCATgctatattcgcactaaacaacaaaatcactaaaaaatcagaaaagtaaaaccggaTTTTTTGTGGAAATAATTGTTATacttggatgatttttggcacaatgttagtaaAGGTACagacgagtatgtgatttcattaatTAACGCAGTGTCAAAATCACTCTGTATAAGAGCATGTGTATGACTGccttggtagcgtagttgtattatggaaTTACAGTGAAGTGTTATAGGAGACATTTTCCGGGCAAAGCGATGTTGGGTTTTTCAGTAGAAAGCAGCAGTAgcccagagtctgaaatttgtgcccgaaatggcgatTGCTCACCCTTtgtcacatcctgggacggaatacacacggagGTGAAGAGATGCATTAGTTGcgccactgcctacccctttgaggataaaagtaTTGAGTGGGTGTGTATGTGTATTATTCGGCATTACGTTTTCTGTCACTGTTGCTTTGTTTCTGTTTCTGTCGATTGTAATTAAGACTACACTAATATTAAGAGCCAAAGTTTGTAACTtcttttaacttaattttcttTGACTtcgaaacataagaaatcatatgtTCGGATCTTAATTTCGGAACTTCAATATCACGAAAGATATCATCAAAATGTACCCACTTGCTAAACGCTTCGTATAATAATTGAACGGAGCGGATAACTGCCATTTGGTATATTGAACGCACGATTGTACGTTTTTTACTTTATAGGAGGTTACGCCTATTGTATAATTGGCAAATTCGGATTATAATATGGTTAAAAAGTCCccctaaaaatatttcaattcctATAGAAGTCGGGAATGATTATGAGGTAGCTCCTTAGGTACCCATTGTTGTCTTTCGTGTATTTGTAAAGTAGACATATAGATGTATAGACATATCATAAAacagtccccttttctgtctgtctatatgttatcaatgttctcaaaatctactgaacagatttttatgaaatttggtatggagatagtttaagaccatgggaaggttatagactttctatcccgggaaaatatatagtgggactttttgggaaaactccttcacgcgggcgcagccatgagcaaaagctaattaataagtaaattgatttattatcttCATCAAACTTGAAACTTATTAATCTTCTGAATATGGTAAATACCAAGTCcctttgtaacaataaaaatgttaagcaaaATTCACAAAAGAAACGAGAATAACTAAGGTCAcgacaaaagtaaaatattaaaacaccaaAATGCCCGGGCTATTAACTGTCCGTTGGGACTTGAGATCCTGTAATGATCTGAACCTATCTGTAATGAGGCAGGACGTAGCTCTCAAGCGATGTACTACTTAACCATTGTTATAGGCGTAGTCTTTACAAATATGAAATCCCAGGGAGCAttcgtgttattttattttcctttttgatgtttgtgaaaCTGGGTTTTAGAGTTAATATTTCCGGAGCTTGAATAAAGTATCAATTCTCCAAATGTATTGCCGTAACTGACATTACTAATTGAACATAATATCAACGATTCAAAATTGTGTCAATTTAATTTGGTTACTTATTAGTAGTTATAGGTTTAAATTAAGtagaatttttctttttctgtacctatttttataaaaaatgaatgtgaTGTGAAGATGTTACGCCAAACATCTACGCCAATCCGTTCCAGTTTGCTGTAAGAAGTAGGCtataattttggaaaattgGATGTAGATACGCAATAAGGATCCAACCACAGTATAGTCGGAAATGCgccgagtatgccaaattagttctaATCTATATTgtccattagtaaaaacatcttagtcaaaatattttaatttgaacttttactaaaatataaaatagaatatcaatgagcaaaaatacgatttaaaattCAACCTTCACTATCTTAAAAGTGTCATTTTATGGGCTTCCCTCAGCATCCTTTTTGCGAATCAACGTCTAATTAAGAATCAAACTCTAAACCTCACGGTTAATTGCATTAGAGCGCAGCCACCGGAACAATAAggcatactattttttttaaacttataggATTAATATGACATGAAATTCTTCAAGCTTATTTACAATGAATCATTTTTTTGCTATGGTAATTATGGTAGGACTTGCAGTATATCTCATATTAGATTTTGCTCGCAGGTCCGCCCGCGTTAATGCTCATTCttgggataaaaaatatcctgTAGCACTTAGGGATatcgtgaaagaattttcaaaataggttAAGTACAATAATCAAATCTTTCCTATTAACATATTAGTTTAGACTTTAgagaaaataattgtatttcaatTTGGAGATGATTAAGCTTACCATAAAATTTGtgcgtgtattttttatagaaaagctTTTGCCCTATTTAGTTTACTACGCCTCGTCAACAGATGGTGCTGAATGTATAAGGCTATTAACTTATACATTGGAgatgaaaaagtatttaaatttaaactataaaattaagtttactGGTCTTGGAATGTAACACGTTCCGAATTCTTGTCTTATTCGAAATtaacacttatttttatattatgtaaacgaaaaaaaaaaactttttaacgtaATTCAGATACGTCACAGTTTtgataaatcacaaaaaaatatttatttattttcatttagaaTACGCGTTTAATATGTCTTTAAAAGCTGGTGTTGTTACTCGTTTTCACGTGcctttataattcataaaagttGACTTACCAGTTACCAGTAaatgtgtataatatgtattcagACTTGTCTAAGAGGTTCGACTCGCGCTTTAAGAATGGTTGGcattagttaatttaaattcatccATTTATCgcagtttatatattttaattttctttgacttcataacataagaaatcatatgtTCGGATCTTAATTTCGGAACTTCAATATCACGAAAGATATCATCAAAATGTACCCACTTGCTAAACGCTTCGTATGATAATTGAACGGAGCGGATCTGCCAACTGCCATTTGGTATATTGGACGCACgattgtacggtttttactttATAGGAGGTTACGCCTATTGTATAATTGGCAAATTCGGATTATAATATGGTTAAAAAGTCCccctaaaaatatttcaattcctATAGAAGTCGGGAATGATTATGAGGTAGCTCTTTAGGTACCCATTGTTGTCTTTCGTGTATTTGTAAAGTAGACATATAGATGTATAGACATATCATAAAacagtccccttttctgtctgtctatatgttatcaatgttctcaaaatctactgaacagattttttatgaaatttggtatggagatagtttaagaccatgggaaggttatagactttctatccggaaaatatatagtgggactttttgggaaaactccttcacgcgggcgcagccatgagcaaaagctaattaataagtaaattgatttattatcttCATCAAACTTGAAACTTATTAATCTTCTGAATATGGTAAATACCAAGTCcctttgtaacaataaaaatgttaagcaaaATTCACAAAAAGAAACGAGAATAACTAAGGTCAcgacaaaagtaaaatattaaaacaccaaAATGCCCGGGCTATTAACTGTCCGTTGGGACTTGAGATCCTGTAATGATCTGAACCTATCTGTAATGAGGCAGGACGTAGCTCTCAAGCGATGTACTACTTAACCATTGTTATAGGCGTAGTCTTTACAAATATGAAATCCCAGGGAGCAttcgtgttattttattttcctttttgatgtttgtgaaaCTGGGTTTTAGAGTTAATATTTCCGGAGCTTGAATAAAGTATCAATTCTCCAAATGTATTGCCGTAACTGACATTACTAATTGAACATAATATCAACGATTCAAAATTGTGTCAATTTAATTTGGTTACTTATTAGTAGTTATAGGTTTAAATTAAGtagaatttttctttttctgtacctatttttattaaaaatgaatgtgATGTGAAGATGTTACGCCAAACATCTACGCCAATCCGTTCCAGTTTGCTGTAAGAAGTAGGCtataattttggaaaattgGATGTAGATACGCAATAAGGATCCAACCACAGTATAGTCGGAAATGCgccgagtatgccaaattagttctaATCTATATTgtccattagtaaaaacatcttagtcaaaatattttaatttgaacttttactaaaatataaaatagaatatcaatgagcaaaaatacgatttaaaattCAACCTTCACTATCTTAAAAGTGTCATTTTATGGGCTTCCCTCAGCATCCTTTTTGCGAATCAACGTCTAATTAAGAATCAAACTCTAAACCTCACGGTTAATTGCATTAGAGCGCAGCCACCGGAACAATAAggcatactattttttttaaacttataggATTAATATGACATGAAATTCTTCAAGCTTATTTACAATGAATCATTTTTTTGCTATGGTAATTATGGTAGGACTTGCAGTATATCTCATATTAGATTTTGCTCGCAGGTCCGCCCGCGTTAATGCTCATTCttgggataaaaaatatcctgTAGCACTTAGGGATatcgtgaaagaattttcaaaataggttAAGTACAATAATCAAATCTTTCCTATTAACATATTAGTTTAGACTTTAgagaaaataattgtatttcaatTTGGAGATGATTAAGCTTACCATAAAATTTGTGcgtgtatttttatagaaaagctTTTGCCCTATTTAGTTTACTACGCCTCGTCAACAGATGGTGCTGAATGTATAAGGCTATTAACTTATACATTGGAgatgaaaaagtatttaaatttaaactataaaattaagtttactGGTCTTGGAATGTAACACGTTCCGAATTCTTGTCTTATTCGAAATtaagacttatttttatattatgtaaacgaaaaaacaaactttttaacgTAATTCAGATACGTTACAGTTTtgataaatcacaaaaaatatttatttattttcatttagaaTACGCGTTTAATATGTCTTTAAAAGCTGGTGTTGTTACTCGTTTTCACGTGcctttataattcataaaagttGACTTACCAGTTACCAGTAaatgtgtataatatgtattcagACTTGTCTAAGAGGTTCGACTCGCGCTTTAAGAATGGTTGGcattagttaatttaaattcatccatttattttctatgtactgttttatttcaataaaacatatataatattaatacataaataaatttgactttaaatttttctttataacttatataatgAGTTTTTCAACCCTGCTTGTGCAATTTGGAGCTAAGATGTATAAATTTGTTAGCATTTTTATCCCTCACATTTCCCTATTAATCACGATTAAGACTGAGCTATGATTTGCGCCGAGCAGACGGCTTTAATCGGGGATGAGTTTTATACTTATTTCGTTGTCTCCAGTTTgaggaattaattttattaaattctctaATTAAATCCTTTGCAATATAACAttcccttttttatttatttgcaagaaTCATTGTAACAGTTACAGGTTTCACCATTTTCACGGCATgcaaatttatttgtagataataataatattatttagagtcTTACACTATTGGGAATATTAATATATGAACTATAATGAATACAATACATATACTTAACTTATCTAAcactacaaattatatttattttctatttttatgtttgtattttgtagttatGGTTCTATCAATCCGCTGACTGgtttgaaaaatttcatcttaTAAGTACAGAAACTTTAACATGACACTATAATTCCATAAATGAAAGTCAAATTCAAAGTGCATGGAGCATTATGAATTTGGATTTCATGCATGTAATTATCTAATTTACAAACCGTGGATAACTCAAAGTAGCAATTTGTTTAAGCAAACGAGTGGGAGGTCAGAATTAaaagctaaagttttccctcGCATGGTTCAGTGACCAGCTAAAAGGCATTAAGTGAGGTAAGTAAGAAGCCTCGTTAAGTCAGTAAACTTATCCTGTTGGATAATCCGTAAGAAAGCTATCTAGAAGGGAATGTATATGAACATAATTTGACGCAGTTCAGTGAcaatttttgaacattttttgttcCTACTTGTTTGGATTCAAGGAGGTATTGTTGGAGCATGCGTATGAGGGACCATTTATAGAATCATATGATGTGATCTATATTGAATAAAGCTGCAGATAGCGATAATTTATTTGCGTAAGCTCAataggtaaaatataatatgtatggttTTTTCTACTTTGAGTTTTCATTTCCTTAGTTTAAATTGATAATGTGTTCTACATGATAGTAATGTAAGGATTATAGAAaaacatttaatgttatttatgtgcagaaaatgaaacaaaatcatacaaaaacaacttcaaatatttattttgtcgaaaataaattaattgtattattaattaatattttgaattaaatcaatattttcgttCGTTCTTAATATAATTGCATCAGGTGTTACAAGCAATGTGTGATCACCATAacttatacattaaattatggTTAAAAGGGATACGACTTGCCGGTGTTGACGCGGAACATTCCATCCCTGAAAAGAAGAACATCAAATTAGACTCAAATACACTGAATAGAAGTGCTATTGtagattgtaaaaatatttggaataagGGCATCGAACCCAAGGCCGCTCGCCACTGCCGAATGATTCACCgaagcaataattattatcatcttTTCTTTAACCATAGTCAAAAAGTGATTTGAAATGTTTGACATGAAAATACTAACCCAAATTTATTCATCTTGTTATTTCCGAGTTCCAGGTTGAATCCACGGCACAGGTTCGAAGTCAGTTGCTTAGTGGTTTCACATTCTCTGCCAATGAGCCCGCCGTGTGTGAGTGAGGAACTGAACAGCTCATAAGCGCGGTTGTGGCTGCAAGCGTTGTTCGAACAACCAGGTTGGTTGCCGCCTCCATTGGCAAAGAAATCGACGTGGCCAACACGAATCCCGATGCCATTAGCATTGACGCCGGTTCCATCAGTATGGATGGCTTCTACGTACCGGGCGTCTGAGGAGCGCAGTCTTTGCGGATTGTTCACCCACTGGTTTCCTGATGGGTCCAGACCTGTTGAACACTATCACTTTAGTAACGGTgtggtaattttttaaactcATGGTAAGTAAATTGTGTAAATCTTGTGATCATCAAGTAATGAATCTAGTTTATTCAGAGGTTTTTctttgtattgctttgaatgacgagaccagcttgccgttcctctgatggtaaacgatacgattgctcataaacagtagaaataccatccaacaccttgaattacaaagtattgttgagtattctactgcgctcgccatcctgagacatgagatgttacgtctcattatgtccagtagctacactacCTGCAATGTCCTGCAAACCGCAACACAACAGTCACTACatgctgctgcttggcggcagaaatagatattgtggtggtacatacccagacggactctcacatatcagagacctaccaccaggtCTATGCGTAATTGGCTAATAAAATCCAAATGATcaataattttcacaaaaaacCTAACCTTCAACAGACTGCAAAATAAGAGAGTATATCTTACCAGTAATCCTTGCAACGCGTTTATTGTAGGTTTGTTGCAATTCGCGGCCAGCGAAGCCGGCAGCATGAGCTCCAAGGCCGAAACCGACGAGGTGTACACggttgaaatttatttgttgaGGGCTAGCCGCTTCGAGAAGTGATAATACACGAGCTATCGCAATTCCAACACTTGGTACAGCAACCACTGCATTCGCATAGCTAAGACTGGCGTATACAGACCAGTCTACAACTATTACGTTGACCTTTTCGCTCGACAACAGCGCTGtatagtaaaacaaaattaaattaaaaagtgcattctttcatataaaatctatctgtgtattttttatcgaaAGTCCAGTAGAAGTTTAAATACGTCCAAACATAGGAAGTAAATACCACATAGGATAAATGTGAAGAACATTACCATTTAAGACCATTGGGTTAAGTGAAGTAAAAGCACTGCCTGCATGTCCATGAATGATTACAACTGTATCATCTTCAGGAACTAAGCTGGAATTAGGGAGGTCGTTTTCATTGAGCAGAACTGGGTCCCGATGAGTGTCCCTGTAAAAAGTTATTCATTTCATGGACTTTAATTCTTGCGAGCATGGACGTAAGTTAACTATCGTTAAGTTATATGGATACGATTTTACTAACAAAACCGTCAAAATTATACCGAAATGACAACTAAATCGCAATTAGgctttaaaaactataattgaGATATGACAAGACTACCGCGTTTGGGTACTCTTTGGATCATCTTGCTCTTTGATAGTATTAAACAtcaaatgatattttgtttataacgccatctagtgtgattaATTTGTACATACACACTTCATTAACTTTCcttataatattggtaagacTATGCTGCACTAAAAAAAATCCATAGCTTGTCATTTTACTCGTCTGAGCTAAATGATAAGTATCAACTGACTAAGGTGAAAAAACCTTTATAACTAAGGCAATAATTACTGTATGTAAATGATGCACTTACCTAgtgtaaatgtaatatttattaaggttCACATTCCTCGCCATACTAACGGAGCCGCCGTCGCACgcttaaaaaaaacacaagcagttttttatactttatacatCTCCTAAGGTTACGAagtctgcagccttcatggtctggTTGTGGAATAAGGTGTAGGtctatatctacctacattttacaatgaatCTAGCACCATtatgtttttaagtaattatataaataacatgagAATATATTTACGGCTAAAGCACCGTaggatatattaaattaaaattaaaatgctttatttatcacgttcgcgaacaaaattgcacttatgatacgtcaaaacaatgtataggaataattattattatttctgaataaacattagaaataaactagacattttaaattagggataaaatttataaggaataacaGGGTACAAACCAAaatagccagctcgggctggcaagtaggggaaaataaaaggataacgcgtcgcgatcctcgccggcgaggacatgagccctagtcTAGCAAACCTATcggcctttcactagctacctaagtgatgactacccgaagaagaaaggcagaaagaaactccgggcttacttttttgtcatcaattgttcattacatcctttgtatattttttccaagtctttcttgtacatagtcacaagtTATATAAACTAaggcacgcacatcaccgtaaaattattaaatatattaaaaagtatttcattttttaatagtatattaatttatgacaAGGTATGATTTATTCGTTCTAGTTGGTAAAAGACTTACCTGCAAAAATAGCGACcaaacacaaaattttaatcaacatGTTGACTGCACTAGCTCTGTCTACGATTGATACAATTGTGATAACTTTcgcatgttttataataattaaatttatttgatgatagatCTGATGAAGATAAAATAAGGCAATCTAAGATTTATTAACGATAAAATGAAGGTAACATCAAaagaaaatatcactttgccgacAAAATTTTCATTGATCCTTACAAAAAAATAGGTAAGCGATAAGATATAGGGATTTTAATAGCATATTGACGTTGGTATTTGGGAAGGTTTAGCAGCGtcgttacataaaaaaatactaataaatctttaaaagacCTCTCTTATTTCGACAAttacaattaacattaaaaccattaagaggataatattttttagaattaagTTACGATTACTTAATCCCCATCACTTCAATGGAAACTTCAAACAGCTTAAGTTCATCTATTGCATAACTAAAAGCAGCAACGGACACCATATTCACCATTGGATCACCAATCCgctgtgaaataaaaaagccaAAATAACGATGTTCAGACATGGCAGTAATAAACTATATGATATAACAAGAAATTAAACTAAGAACGATTTTAGTCCAACGTTGGCACGCCTTCTGGCTAGATGGAGCGACGACCTGGTTATTGCAGCTGGAAGTCAATGGATCAGTAGCCTTCGACTTGGGGCCGAACCACAGATGACGATGGCagggaatatttttaaaatttaacctATAATTAACAGTACAGTGTAATAGTAGTAATATGTAATATGGTAAAAAACACGACAcaactccgtgtcgttttattgttattggttGAGAGAGTatcacgtgactgacgcattggttCCTCGATCAatcacatcaaaattaaactacattgACATACGTGTCGCGTTTTCGGacattttaagatttattattcactaatggatgtaaattaaaatataattaaatgagtTAGGTCTTCGCCACACAATAGGTTCTT carries:
- the LOC115448852 gene encoding pancreatic lipase-related protein 2-like, encoding MLIKILCLVAIFAACDGGSVSMARNVNLNKYYIYTRDTHRDPVLLNENDLPNSSLVPEDDTVVIIHGHAGSAFTSLNPMVLNALLSSEKVNVIVVDWSVYASLSYANAVVAVPSVGIAIARVLSLLEAASPQQINFNRVHLVGFGLGAHAAGFAGRELQQTYNKRVARITGLDPSGNQWVNNPQRLRSSDARYVEAIHTDGTGVNANGIGIRVGHVDFFANGGGNQPGCSNNACSHNRAYELFSSSLTHGGLIGRECETTKQLTSNLCRGFNLELGNNKMNKFGDGMFRVNTGKSYPF